A single genomic interval of Streptomyces sp. 1222.5 harbors:
- a CDS encoding penicillin-binding transpeptidase domain-containing protein, giving the protein MARYIRHACAFCALLLAALLVNAARVQVVQSGDYDGNPANRRATIARYQQPRGDILAGGEPVTGSVDTGEQLRFERTYRDGPLYAPVTGFASQMYGTTFLEHAQDGVLAGTDPMLSPLPLWNDVTRGASPGGDVVTTLNRRAQEAAYRGLAGRKGAVAAIEPATGRVLALVTSPSYDPAELSGNGEAVASAWERLNHDPEKPMLNRAVRQTYPPGSTFKVVTAAAALDAGLVTDLDARTDSPDPYRLPGTTTRLTNEADGCRNAPLREAFEWSCNTVFAKLGVDVGVKDMAATARAFGFNDTGLRVPFSVSPSTFDQHVDRAQLALSSIGQYNTRATPLQMAMVAAAVADDGRLRPPYLVERTTRQGGETVAGAGAHPARQVMRPSTAVRLKELMTGVVEEGTGTQAAIPGAVVGGKTGTAQHGIGNSGVPYAWFVSWAQARNALEPGVAVAVVVEDASANRGEISGGGDAAPIARDVMRAVLGP; this is encoded by the coding sequence ATGGCCCGGTACATCCGGCACGCCTGCGCGTTCTGCGCCCTGCTGCTGGCGGCGCTGCTGGTCAACGCCGCCCGGGTGCAGGTGGTGCAGTCCGGCGACTACGACGGCAACCCGGCCAACCGCCGTGCCACGATCGCCCGTTACCAGCAGCCGCGCGGTGACATCCTGGCCGGCGGTGAGCCGGTCACCGGGTCCGTGGACACCGGTGAGCAGCTGCGTTTCGAACGCACCTACCGAGACGGCCCGTTGTACGCGCCGGTCACCGGCTTCGCCTCGCAGATGTACGGCACGACCTTCCTGGAGCACGCCCAGGACGGGGTGCTCGCCGGCACCGATCCGATGCTGTCGCCGCTGCCGCTGTGGAACGACGTGACGCGCGGGGCGAGTCCGGGCGGGGACGTCGTCACGACCCTGAACCGGCGGGCGCAGGAGGCCGCGTACCGGGGGCTCGCCGGACGCAAGGGCGCGGTGGCCGCGATCGAGCCGGCCACCGGCCGCGTCCTGGCGCTGGTGACCAGCCCGTCGTACGACCCGGCGGAGCTGTCCGGCAACGGCGAGGCGGTCGCCTCGGCGTGGGAACGGCTCAACCACGATCCGGAGAAGCCGATGCTCAACCGGGCGGTGCGGCAGACCTATCCGCCGGGTTCGACGTTCAAGGTGGTCACGGCGGCGGCCGCGCTGGACGCGGGCCTGGTCACGGATCTGGACGCGCGGACGGACTCCCCCGACCCCTACCGGCTGCCGGGCACCACGACCCGGCTGACCAACGAGGCGGACGGCTGCCGCAACGCCCCGCTGCGGGAGGCCTTCGAGTGGTCCTGCAACACCGTGTTCGCCAAGCTGGGCGTGGACGTGGGAGTGAAGGACATGGCGGCCACGGCGCGGGCGTTCGGGTTCAACGACACCGGTCTGCGCGTGCCGTTCTCGGTCTCGCCCAGCACCTTCGACCAGCACGTGGACCGGGCGCAGCTGGCCCTGTCCTCGATCGGGCAGTACAACACGCGGGCGACGCCGTTGCAGATGGCGATGGTCGCGGCGGCCGTCGCGGACGACGGCCGGCTGCGGCCGCCGTACCTGGTGGAGCGGACCACCCGGCAGGGCGGCGAGACCGTCGCCGGGGCGGGGGCGCACCCGGCCCGGCAGGTCATGCGGCCGTCCACGGCCGTGCGGCTGAAGGAGCTGATGACCGGCGTGGTCGAGGAGGGCACCGGCACCCAGGCGGCGATCCCGGGCGCCGTGGTCGGCGGCAAGACCGGCACCGCGCAGCACGGGATCGGCAACTCCGGGGTGCCGTACGCCTGGTTCGTCTCCTGGGCGCAGGCCCGGAACGCGCTGGAGCCGGGGGTCGCGGTCGCGGTGGTGGTGGAGGACGCCTCCGCGAACCGGGGCGAGATCAGCGGCGGCGGGGACGCGGCGCCGATCGCGAGGGACGTGATGCGGGCCGTTCTCGGTCCGTGA